The Prevotella melaninogenica nucleotide sequence TACACGAGTACAATCTTACATCAAGCCGATTTCCGTCTGGATTGGCAGCAAAGCTATGCAGATGAGTATCGCCAGCAGTTGATTATCAAGAATGATCCACAAATAGGAACGACCTCTTACACCTACGAAAAGCAGTTAGAGTTCCGCAAACGTTATCAAGTTCGCACCTTTGATTTTTCCTTCCGTTACCGTGCTAACTTCATTAATACGTCTTTAATAGCAGGTAGTCGATACTTAACATCTTCTACCAGAGGCTATGTGGGCTTTTCAGTTGATACACATAAGGCAAGCAACCGCCATCTTCTGCCATCATCTTCATCAGATTACAGCCGTGTGAACCTTCAGTTAGAGAATGGTATCTCGTTGTTCAAGCAACGTTTGACGGCTGATGTAACGCTTGGATATAGTCTCTCAACACGTGCTGACCTTCAGCTGGCAGATAATACTTCCATCCTTGCAGAGCGTGTCTTACTGAAAGACTTACCTTATTACGATGCCAATCTCCTTCATGGAAGTCTACAGGTGATGTATCAGTTCCCACTGACTATAAAGAAATCGCGTGCTATGTGGTTTGTGAAAGCCTTTGGAGACTTTACTTCTGCCAATACTGCAGGGCATCCAAACCTGTATAAGATTGGTTTTAGTGTAGGTTTGTTTAACTGATATTGTAATCTGAGGAAGCATACTTCCTGATTCAAATGATATATTATAACAATCCCGTGATTTCTTTTTTGGAAATCACGGGATTGTTATTTGAGACTGACTTATAATGCTTAAACAATATTTGAGTCATAAGATGCTATCATCTTGACAAGCTATTGTAAGGTAATAAGCCGTTAGCACCATTGGTGTTAAGCCTCCGCACCACATGTGCGGGGTGTTAGCACGATGATAAAAGAAGAAGTTGATAGTCTTTATTTCTTATGCTTACAAGGGCATATAGACTCGTCTTTGCTAAGTTTTTCGTAGTGTTCCTTACGTTTAGGATTCATAGGGAACCATCCTTTTAAGACACGCTTCTCCTGCGAGATGAGCTCACCAATTCCCCAAAGGCATGAAGCTCCAAGGACACCGAGTAGAGCAGACCAGAAGATACTTTGTACAAACAAGGCTGCTACACAGCAAGCAATGCCCGCTATGAGCCATAGCCACCAAGGTTTTATACCAAAATAATACTCTGTTTTTATAACGAGTGGATGACAAAGTCCAATGATTAAAAACGTACATACAGCAAGGAGAATACCTTCAAAATTTAAATTCATTTATGTAAAATTTCAAGATTAAATATAATTCTTACATTGAGAAATATGCTATCGAACGTATTATTCTTAGCAAAACCTCGGTTTATATAGCTGCAAAAATACAAAAAAAAATCTATTTGCAAGTGTCTTTCTCAGAATTATTGATTACATTTGCAAATACAAGTTGTAAATAAGAAAATACTTAAATTATGAACAATAACCAAACACTCATCGCACAATGCGAAGAGAAAGCAAGACAGTGGCTGTCTCCTGCTTTTGATGAAGAAACTCGTTCTGCCGTTGAGGCTATGATTAACAATGACGATAAGGCAGACCTTATAGAGTCTTTTTATAAGGATTTAGAGTTCGGTACAGGTGGACTTCGTGGTATTATGGGCGCAGGCTCTAATCGTATGAATATCTATACCGTCGGTATGGCAACTCAAGGCTTTGCTAATTATCTGAAGATTAACTTCAAGGATAAGGAGCAGATTAGTGTAGTTGTTTGCCACGACTGCCGTAACAATTCTCGTCTCTTTGCTGAGACCGTTGCTAATATCTTCTCAGCTAATGGCATAAAGGTTTATCTTTTTGATGATCTTCGTCCTACTCCAGAGTGTTCTTTTGCTATTCGTCATTTGAAGGCACAGGCAGGTGTGAATATTACCGCAAGTCATAACCCACGTGAGTACAATGGTTACAAGGCTTATTGGGATGATGGTGCACAGGTACTTGCGCCACATGACAAGGGTATTATCGACGAAGTAAACAAGGTTAAGGTTGAGGATGTTAAGTTCGAAGGCAATAAGGCGTTGATTCAGATTATTGGTGAGGATGTTGATAAGGTTTATCTGGAGCAGGTAAAGACTATCAGCATTGACCCACAGGTAATCAAGAATCAGCATGATCTTAAGATTGTCTATACTCCTCTGCATGGTGCTGGTCGCGTAATGATTCCACGTGCATTGGCTTCTTGGGGCTTTGACAATGTTCATTGTGTGAAGGAGCAGATGGTTAAAGATGGTAACTTCCCAACTGTTGACCGTCCAAACCCAGAGATTGCAGAGGCTTTGACACTTGGTTTGCGTGATGCAAAGGCTCTCGATGCCGATATCTTGATGGCTTCTGACCCAGATGCTGACCGTGTAGGTATGGCTTGTAAGAATAGTGATGGCGAGTGGGTACTGATTAATGGTAACCAAACCTGTCTTATTTTCTTGTGGTATATCATTACAAATCGTCAGGCTGTAGGCAAGATGAAGCCAACAGACTTTATCGTAAAGACTATTGTTACAACAGAGGTTATCTGCAAGATTGCAGAGAAACAGCACGTTGAGATGCGTGATTGCTACACTGGTTTCAAGTGGATTGCACGTGAGATTGCCCTCTCTGAGGGTAAGCAGCAGTATATCGGTGGTGGTGAGGAAAGCTACGGTTTCCTTGCAGAAGACTTTGTACGCGATAAGGATGCTGTAAGTGCTTGTGCTTTGTTGGCTGAGATTTGTGCATATGCAAAGGATCATGGTAAGACTTTGTATGACATTCTTATGGATATCTATATGGAGTATGGTTACAGCCATGAATTCACAATCAATGTTGAGCGTCCTGGTAAGAGCGGTGCTGACGAGATTCAGCAGATGATGAAGAACTTCCGTTCTAATCCTCCTAAGGAACTTGGCGGTAGTGTAATCGATGTTTATAAGGACTTCCAGAGTCTTGAGATTACAAAGGCTGACGGTTCTAAGGAGAAGATGGATA carries:
- a CDS encoding phospho-sugar mutase, producing the protein MNNNQTLIAQCEEKARQWLSPAFDEETRSAVEAMINNDDKADLIESFYKDLEFGTGGLRGIMGAGSNRMNIYTVGMATQGFANYLKINFKDKEQISVVVCHDCRNNSRLFAETVANIFSANGIKVYLFDDLRPTPECSFAIRHLKAQAGVNITASHNPREYNGYKAYWDDGAQVLAPHDKGIIDEVNKVKVEDVKFEGNKALIQIIGEDVDKVYLEQVKTISIDPQVIKNQHDLKIVYTPLHGAGRVMIPRALASWGFDNVHCVKEQMVKDGNFPTVDRPNPEIAEALTLGLRDAKALDADILMASDPDADRVGMACKNSDGEWVLINGNQTCLIFLWYIITNRQAVGKMKPTDFIVKTIVTTEVICKIAEKQHVEMRDCYTGFKWIAREIALSEGKQQYIGGGEESYGFLAEDFVRDKDAVSACALLAEICAYAKDHGKTLYDILMDIYMEYGYSHEFTINVERPGKSGADEIQQMMKNFRSNPPKELGGSVIDVYKDFQSLEITKADGSKEKMDMPDTSNVLQWFCTDGTKVSVRPSGTEPKIKFYLEIKDTMNSASDFPACEQRAAVKIEAIKKSLGL
- a CDS encoding DUF4491 family protein, giving the protein MNLNFEGILLAVCTFLIIGLCHPLVIKTEYYFGIKPWWLWLIAGIACCVAALFVQSIFWSALLGVLGASCLWGIGELISQEKRVLKGWFPMNPKRKEHYEKLSKDESICPCKHKK